In one window of Canis aureus isolate CA01 chromosome 25, VMU_Caureus_v.1.0, whole genome shotgun sequence DNA:
- the LOC144297466 gene encoding uncharacterized protein LOC144297466 isoform X1 — translation MAAAAVAGLIPVLHSVAGDKSGYYIGRQLWFGFIAVYGVVVYVVRMPWAPIHEDFWCHGNITNVCLIECFEKRFSSPVVGIWYFFFFIFLALFFLMEFFMAQIRHKQNKAKSVESVADEMEEGSMVGIQEHVPSPKKSILNFHQEKMLLLLYLLYFLLQVGAQCVFLVLLMYQHLPLVSQAVMRCSTESCPGPYFCLIRGTMEKRMSIYTLITLSFMIILFCLGFFMYSIHHYLLKGLASAKFWLD, via the coding sequence ATGGCTGCAGCGGCAGTAGCTGGACTGATCCCTGTGCTACACTCTGTGGCTGGTGACAAATCCGGCTACTACATTGGACGGCAGCTGTGGTTTGGCTTCATTGCTGTGTATGGAGTGGTGGTGTACGTGGTCCGCATGCCATGGGCCCCCATCCATGAAGATTTCTGGTGCCACGGCAACATCACCAATGTTTGTTTAATTGAGTGTTTTGAGAAACGTTTTAGCAGTCCTGTAGTGGGAATTTggtacttctttttctttattttcttggcCCTCTTCTTCCTCATGGAATTCTTCATGGCCCAGATTCGACATAAGCAGAACAAAGCCAAGTCAGTGGAGTCAGTGGCAGATGAAATGGAGGAGGGCTCCATGGTGGGAATCCAGGAGCATGTCCCTTCTCCAAAGAAGTCCATCCTGAACTTCCACCAAGAGAAGATGCTTTTGCTTTTGTACCTCCTCTACTTTCTCCTGCAGGTTGGTGCACAGTGCGTGTTTTTAGTCCTTCTCATGTACCAACACCTGCCCCTGGTGAGCCAAGCCGTCATGCGCTGCAGCACCGAGAGCTGCCCTGGACCCTATTTCTGCCTGATCCGGGGTACTATGGAGAAGCGAATGTCCATCTACACCCTCATTACCTTGTCCTTCATGATCATCCTCTTCTGCTTAGGTTTCTTCATGTACAGCATCCACCATTACCTGTTAAAAGGGCTTGCCAGTGCTAAGTTTTGGCTTGACTAA
- the LOC144297466 gene encoding uncharacterized protein LOC144297466 isoform X2, with translation MAAAAVAGLIPVLHSVAGDKSGYYIGRQLWFGFIAVYGVVVYVVRMPWAPIHEDFWCHGNITNVCLIECFEKRFSSPVVGIWYFFFFIFLALFFLMEFFMAQIRHKQNKAKSVESVADEMEEGSMVGIQEHVPSPKKSILNFHQEKMLLLLYLLYFLLQEAYQVRLDSGKSDAWDALQKTVQL, from the exons ATGGCTGCAGCGGCAGTAGCTGGACTGATCCCTGTGCTACACTCTGTGGCTGGTGACAAATCCGGCTACTACATTGGACGGCAGCTGTGGTTTGGCTTCATTGCTGTGTATGGAGTGGTGGTGTACGTGGTCCGCATGCCATGGGCCCCCATCCATGAAGATTTCTGGTGCCACGGCAACATCACCAATGTTTGTTTAATTGAGTGTTTTGAGAAACGTTTTAGCAGTCCTGTAGTGGGAATTTggtacttctttttctttattttcttggcCCTCTTCTTCCTCATGGAATTCTTCATGGCCCAGATTCGACATAAGCAGAACAAAGCCAAGTCAGTGGAGTCAGTGGCAGATGAAATGGAGGAGGGCTCCATGGTGGGAATCCAGGAGCATGTCCCTTCTCCAAAGAAGTCCATCCTGAACTTCCACCAAGAGAAGATGCTTTTGCTTTTGTACCTCCTCTACTTTCTCCTGCAG GAAGCTTATCAAGTCAGATTAGATTCTGGAAAGTCGGATGCATGGGACGCCCTCCAAAAGACGGTACAGCTATGA